In Besnoitia besnoiti strain Bb-Ger1 chromosome I, whole genome shotgun sequence, the genomic window TGTTTGCTCGGGAGACCGACTGAAGTTTTTCTGTGATGAGAGTTGCTTGGCAGTCGATTTTCTCTCCGTGTTTTGGCAGGCAATTGACAAAGAGCTCCAGGAACTGCCGGAGAAGCTCCACAGTTTAGACGCGTTCagggaagaggagagagcctCGCTAGAagccgcccgcgcaggcAAGTTCCTTCTCCACATGGTGTTGCGGCACCATACAACAGCAGCGACGGGTGCGCGGAAGCAGCTTCCAGTACCGGTTTCCACGTGTTCTTGGATCTGCGTACCTCGCTAAGGGCTCAGGCGAAGGGCTCGATGAGACAAATCCCACCTTCTGCGGGGgcgtgcgtctcctcgtcatGTCTTCTCCACGCGGCTTTGCGACTCGAGAAGTTTGAATGACGCGACCAGAGTGTAAGAGGTGCATACTCACTGTGCTGTATCTCCTGTGTTCAACGGCCCCCGTCTTTGTTCCTTCAGATGCGCCCTGCATTCGGCCCGACACGTTTGtcctctctgctttttctgcgttGTGCGTTTCAGAGTACAGACTGGTTCAGAAACAAAGGGAgcacgcgctgctcgcgtggGAAGAGAAGATTCGCGTCTACGAGAAGGCACTGGGCATTCGGATTCATCAGGACGATGGTGAGCGCTCGCCGCATCAGCCGGGACAGTTCTTCGTGCCGTTTGCGACCCCGAGGTCTACACCGGGGGTTCTCCGAAGATGGACCGTGTAGAGCTTGTGCGCTTTCTTTCGGTCGTTGCCCTTTACCTCAAGGTGCACCtctcgagagagacgacacTCCAGGAAGCGGCCGCGGTGTTCTCTTGCCGGTGTGAGTGACTTTTGGGGTGTTTGCACGCGCTGCGGAAAGGGCAAGCTGGTTCGTGGCGCGGGTCGCTTCGCTTTTCTTCCTGTCAGCTTGCCGTtgctgcggcctctgtctctgtcgcagCGGGCGGGCCAACTTTGATCCGATTTCCTGGTCTGCTGCCGGAGCTTTCGAGGCGAGACGCATCTTATGGAGAAGACCGAGGAGCAGACCAAGAGACGAGCCACGACGAATGCTTTTTCGCTTTTCAGCTGGACGAGCAGGGTGCGGTCTCAGGTACGCAGGGGAAGGGAGCACACAGGCCGAGTAGGCAGTCGAAAGACGTGCCCCGTGCTGCGCGCAACGCGCCGACCAGCGTGTGAGCGGATTGAGGGATGGCTTTCGGTGTTTCAAGTAAACATGCGCGAGTTTTTGTTCTCGATCCGCCCTCGACATTTTCTTCTATCTGTACATCGTGCTGTCTCTTTTGTGCGTGCCAGACTCCCACTGTTGGCCGCCTGTGGAGAGTTACGACGACATCATGGAAGCCTTCAGCCGGGAAGAAATATCGCTACCCATCGTGGttgcctgcatgcggcgaagTTTCAAGGAGTGGCGAAGACCGCGGCAAATTATTCCCTCTCGTTCCAGGCCGGGAACCAGGCGGAAACCGCCTTTTGCTGACGAACTCCCGAGAGGCCGAGAGAACGTTCTTGCAAACGAGGAACCTTTCAGACGGGGTGTACCGACACAAAGATTGGAACCCCAAGCAGGAAATCGAGATGCTGCTGACTCCGCCGCCCACGCATCCAGAAAACAAGAACATAGTGCGGCCTCTTTTGAAAGTCGGACGCAGGAGAAGCACGGAGAACCGTGGAAGCTGAAAGAGAGAGCAGATCGTGGAGACCTTTTTGTGTTTGGCTCAAGCCACAGAGAGTTCGAAGGGGACCAACGTAGAGGGGAGAAACAGCCCGGAGGTCACCCTGAACCCAagggaaaagaaggaaacggACACACCCCAGAAGGTGCCCTCTATGAGGCGAGAGCCGCTGGATCACAGTTTTTCTAGTATACCTCACGGCATTACTCCCGCAGGCGGACCGGTTCTAGCATGTGGCTGGGCGCTTCTCCACGAAAAGACAGTGGCATGGGCGGCTCTAGAAATATGAAACACAGTTGTAGAGACAAGCGGGCAGGAGGCTCAGCAAATTCTCCGAAGCCAGTGGCTTCCGCTAGCATAAGGCCTTATGCCAGCACATATGGTTTCTGAAGCTCACTGAGGATGGTGCGATTTGTGTCATGGAACCATAGAGAGGAGCAAGATGCTGGCAAAAGCTCTGACTATGTGCTGTTTAATAATAATGCTCGCGAACGGGACTGGCGCGTGAAGCATGCGGGTGCCCGATACCTTTTCTCCCTACTGCGCTTCCTTCGGTGAGGTGGGTGACCCCCAGTATGTATGGTCGTCGTATCTTTCTTGTCGTAGATCCTTTCTTTTAAACGAACACTCGAATTATGGTCAAAGCTATTGTCACAGTAGGACGCAACTTCCACCGCCGATAGCCCAGGCCATTGCCTGGGCTGCTCGTACAGAAAAGCAAACGCGTAAGGCAAGTTCAGGCAACGAATAAACTTTCCGTAGCCCAAGCCCAGCGCCATTCTGCCGACTGATATCTCCCCTGAAGTGCCAGTCAGCAAGTTGGGAAACCGGGGTATGTGCCCCGTAGGTTTAGGCATATCTTTTGTAGCATGGGACGAAGGTTGTTGAACCATAACGGGGAAACGGGCACCCAACAAGGCCTAAGTCCTGAGCAAGAGTTCGGGTCTTTGGTGATTCGAGTGAGTTAGCATCAATGCTTGACTGATCAGATAGTCGGCAGCGGCGTGCACGTTCTGGaaaggacgcgcgaggcaaTACCGACAAAGTATTGTGGTAGGCACCATCGAGAGTATAAGTTAAACGGTCAGTCCAGCCTTGTGGAGCTTACTCCGGAATGATTCGTGTAAGTGAGGTCGTTTCTCGTCCCGTGGCTCGCAGAGACTACGCCAAATCCCGCGAGCACGCGTGGAACGTAACGCACGCCCGGCTAACTGGCCCTCTTAACCAGCATGACTCTTGTATTATTTTTTTCTTGTGGTGTTTATAGCAAATTTTGTTATATTTGACAATTGAAGTCGTCTATTGGAGCGACATGATCGACGAAGAGCGGAACAGCCCCTGAAGGCTTGCTGTGCCCGCTACTCAATGATTTTGTCTGTGCTGCATACTCGTTCGGCGGAAGTTAAACACATTCAGGTGGGGGGACACACTCATGTATTGCTTGTTCCCCTCCACAATGCGTGTGCTGTGCAGCACCTCGCCTATGATTCTTTGCTTCGTCAACACTGTTTTGTTTCCGGGGCTACAGAGGGCTGCAGCGAAGCCTTCATCCCTCATGAGGTTACATAGCGATAATCAACGATTGAAGACGCTACGCCGCTTGGATCACGTTCAAGGAATCTTTCCCGGCTTGGACCACGTTGTTGGTCGGCGTGGACTCAAGGAAACGAACCAGCAGATCGGTTGGGCAAATGGCGCCGATGAAAGCAAGCGGGACCCAGATGGAAAACCCCGCCGAGGGGAAGTTGTGGAAACCGTGGGAACGTGGACCGCAGACAAGGACGATGAGGCGGGAGATCTGAGCGAGTCGTTCCCCACCGCAAAAAATGACAGCCAGCAAATAAGTGACATAATAGAACAGATCATCATGGAAGAG contains:
- a CDS encoding hypothetical protein (encoded by transcript BESB_009120), with the protein product MAGNESADDASSCSSDFCNDPSSPVRTPQRHLHPTDAKMHAGLSHERGSPVATASYSRREFPSEGSLQRKEQRGVRCHQLQLMRDTASALFQTLGRDVTRCINSDAQRLAETVEQLQPKADAIRKLVEEAEEMRENARGFARKRQQNLHLIERLKEEDKAIDKELQELPEKLHSLDAFREEERASLEAARAEYRLVQKQREHALLAWEEKIRVYEKALGIRIHQDDAGGPTLIRFPGLLPELSRRDASYGEDRGADQETSHDECFFAFQLDEQGAVSDSHCWPPVESYDDIMEAFSREEISLPIVVACMRRSFKEWRRPRQIIPSRSRPGTRRKPPFADELPRGRENVLANEEPFRRGVPTQRLEPQAGNRDAADSAAHASRKQEHSAASFESRTQEKHGEPWKLKERADRGDLFVFGSSHREFEGDQRRGEKQPGGHPEPKGKEGNGHTPEGALYEARAAGSQFF